A single Vigna radiata var. radiata cultivar VC1973A chromosome 8, Vradiata_ver6, whole genome shotgun sequence DNA region contains:
- the LOC106772858 gene encoding RHOMBOID-like protein 2 — protein MARRYLETDGGRPKNNPTEENCIAHESSNIYEADTHWTSWLVPMWWLLILLFFVISMDLNNCLKNNFGPQCGCVAKFLGGFSFEPMQENWFSFEPMQENSLLSLTEMGALGWDSAGNRHQGWRLDTCMGLYVGIIHLLAIMLSLVFIGIRQEQQFGFGRIGVIYW, from the coding sequence atGGCCAGAAGATATCTTGAGACTGACGGAGGGAGACCCAAGAACAACCCAACAGAGGAAAACTGCATTGCGCATGAGTCTTCGAATATTTACGAAGCTGATACCCATTGGACATCATGGCTGGTTCCTATGTGGTGGTTGctaatattgttgttttttgttatttccaTGGACCTCAACAATTGTCTCAAAAATAACTTCGGTCCCCAATGTGGCTGCGTGGCTAAGTTCCTTGGAGGATTCTCTTTCGAACCTATGCAGGAGAACTGGTTCTCTTTTGAGCCTATGCAGGAGAACTCATTGCTATCATTGACTGAGATGGGAGCCCTTGGGTGGGACAGTGCTGGGAACAGGCATCAAGGATGGAGACTGGACACTTGCATGGGGTTATACGTTGGAATTATTCATTTGCTTGCTATCATGTTGAGTCTGGTATTCATTGGAATTCGTCAGGAACAACAATTTGGGTTTGGGAGGATTGGAGTTATATATTGGTGA